In Silene latifolia isolate original U9 population chromosome X, ASM4854445v1, whole genome shotgun sequence, the following proteins share a genomic window:
- the LOC141622178 gene encoding anthocyanidin 3-O-glucosyltransferase 2-like, whose protein sequence is MANTELVIVPTPGMGHLLSIVEFAKLIVQTNPNISIVVLIYHVTLIEPKKIESYIESQSRELDSNQIEFITLPPPSNPPDPTDPAFYGNVIQLQHPLVKKAVQDRQSKPAAFILDLMNASMIDVANELDIPSYIYFTSGANFLDAMLHFQRIADEQGIGSVTGLMDDPESVSDLPGFMNPVPAKVLPWLLVEKDSVWPPLFFDIARKYREAKGIFVNSFTELESFTIQAFQNQDNVPPIYPVGPLLSLESHGDSKSSNDEDDIINWLDGQPKSSVVFLCFGSMGSFDAEQVKEIADGLDRSGHRFLWSLRKPVEIGTFGLAPSENMIFEDALPEGFIDRTAHRGKIIPWAPQTAVLAHQAIGGFVSHCGWNSILESIWFGVPLGAWPMYSEQQLNAFTLVKELGLAVEIKLDYRWNFKKANCLVKAEEVETGVRKLMNMDDDMRGKVREMSELSRKVLQTDDGSSRVWLTRFIAEITEQ, encoded by the coding sequence ATGGCCAACACTGAGCTAGTAATTGTCCCAACACCAGGGATGGGACATTTACTCTCAATAGTCGAGTTTGCGAAGCTCATTGTCCAAACTAACCCGAATATCTCAATCGTAGTCCTAATCTACCACGTTACACTCATCGAACCCAAAAAAATTGAATCCTACATTGAGTCCCAATCACGTGAACTCGACTCAAACCAAATCGAATTCATTACTCTACCACCTCCCTCAAACCCACCCGACCCTACCGACCCGGCATTCTACGGTAATGTAATCCAACTCCAACATCCACTAGTTAAAAAAGCGGTCCAGGACCGTCAATCCAAACCCGCTGCATTCATTCTCGACCTTATGAATGCTTCCATGATTGATGTCGCAAACGAGTTAGACATCCCTTCTTATATTTACTTCACCTCCGGGGCTAACTTCTTAGACGCCATGTTACATTTCCAACGGATTGCGGATGAACAAGGGATTGGTAGCGTCACCGGGTTGATGGATGATCCGGAAAGTGTTTCGGATTTACCCGGGTTTATGAACCCGGTTCCTGCTAAGGTCTTGCCTTGGCTGTTAGTTGAGAAGGACAGTGTTTGGCCTCCATTATTCTTTGATATTGCTAGAAAGTATAGAGAAGCTAAGGGTATTTTCGTCAATTCATTTACAGAGTTGGAGTCTTTCACTATTCAAGCTTTTCAAAACCAAGATAATGTTCCTCCAATTTATCCCGTGGGCCCTCTATTATCGCTAGAGAGCCATGGCGATTCTAAATCGTCTAATGATGAGGACGACATTATTAATTGGTTAGACGGTCAACCAAAATCCTCGGTAGTGTTCCTATGCTTCGGGAGCATGGGGTCCTTTGATGCGGAACAAGTAAAGGAGATAGCAGACGGTTTAGATCGGTCAGGTCATCGGTTTTTGTGGTCGCTTCGAAAACCAGTCGAGATTGGGACATTCGGTCTTGCACCAAGTGAGAACATGATATTCGAGGATGCCTTACCCGAAGGCTTTATAGACCGGACGGCCCATAGAGGGAAAATAATTCCATGGGCTCCCCAAACCGCGGTTCTGGCCCACCAAGCAATAGGCGGGTTTGTGTCACACTGTGGGTGGAACTCGATACTTGAGAGTATTTGGTTCGGAGTCCCACTAGGTGCATGGCCGATGTACTCGGAACAACAATTAAACGCGTTTACGCTAGTTAAGGAACTAGGATTAGCAGTGGAGATTAAGTTAGATTATCGATGGAATTTTAAGAAAGCGAATTGTTTGGTGAAAGCAGAGGAAGTCGAGACTGGTGTTAGGAAGCTTATGAATATGGACGACGACATGAGGGGGAAAGTGAGGGAGATGAGTGAGTTGAGTCGGAAAGTTTTGCAAACCGATGATGGATCTTCTCGGGTTTGGTTGACCCGATTCATTGCAGAGATCACTGAACAGTGA
- the LOC141621132 gene encoding uncharacterized protein LOC141621132: protein MADWGPVIMTLVLFILLTPGLLFQLPGKNRVIEFGNMQTSGVSILVHTVIYFCLITILLIAVGVHIYTK from the coding sequence ATGGCAGATTGGGGCCCGGTGATAATGACGTTGGTTTTGTTCATCCTGTTGACGCCTGGATTGCTCTTCCAGCTGCCCGGGAAGAACAGGGTGATTGAGTTCGGAAACATGCAGACTAGTGGCGTGTCGATTTTAGTCCATACTGTCATTTACTTCTGTCTCATCACCATTTTATTGATTGCTGTTGGCGTTCATATCTACACCAAGTAG